A region of Pseudorasbora parva isolate DD20220531a chromosome 14, ASM2467924v1, whole genome shotgun sequence DNA encodes the following proteins:
- the mid1ip1b gene encoding mid1-interacting protein 1-B codes for MMQICESYNQKNSLFNSMNRFIGAVNNMDQTVMVPSLLRDVPLDQEEEKEVSTFQDGDMYGSYVLLKSIRNDIEWGVLQADERRKDKHGVTTSLEMSRIEPNDEDLEKLFHFHLTGLHTVLSKLTRKANTLTNRYKKEIGIGGCGN; via the coding sequence ATGATGCAAATCTGCGAATCCTACAACCAAAAAAACTCCCTCTTCAATTCCATGAACCGGTTTATTGGTGCCGTGAACAACATGGACCAGACGGTCATGGTGCCAAGTTTGCTGAGGGACGTCCCATTGGACCAGGAGGAGGAGAAAGAGGTGAGCACCTTCCAGGATGGAGACATGTATGGCTCTTATGTGCTCCTCAAATCGATTAGGAACGATATCGAATGGGGAGTGCTTCAAGCCGACGAGAGGCGCAAGGACAAGCACGGCGTGACCACGTCCTTGGAAATGTCTCGCATCGAACCAAACGATGAGGACTTGGAGAAGTTGTTTCATTTTCATCTAACTGGACTGCACACGGTACTGTCAAAGCTCACCCGAAAAGCGAACACTCTAACTAACAGATACAAGAAAGAAATTGGTATAGGTGGCTGTGGGAATTGA